A single genomic interval of Pyrus communis chromosome 5, drPyrComm1.1, whole genome shotgun sequence harbors:
- the LOC137734534 gene encoding probable F-box protein At1g44080, producing MRSDWANLPTDVLSLIYDRLSVASDCVQFMAVCRSWGCMKKDRKYKRARLTTPMVFVSERKENTWNAYDIVNNQVLGFQLKLPKTRFCGASNGWIITVENFVVTLRNPQYDVKGRTRRPSIIRLPPLKPQINYKIRGYAKAHSDYFVVKVTMSADPISNSKDCIVMVLYEPLSQLAFIRLGKDTRWTYIDKHGDEIYPWIKDVVLIEDKIYAVDSQSKLWAFESTSKSTVDVQLVATGIVDRPQKIYLVGSKKKGLLMIYRFSEYRRFTRESRKFSIFELNSNDEWIENNDLGDIALFVGDNDSVSVVASMHYGCQSNCIYFVNDNEGIHCWHTFDDFGVYNVKSQSVTKPTCLRNPVKRTRYPPFMFQPIVYM from the exons ATGCGATCAG ATTGGGCGAACTTGCCAACAGATGTTTTGTCTTTGATTTACGACAGGTTGTCTGTTGCATCAGATTGCGTACAATTCATGGCCGTTTGCAGGTCATGGGGTTGTATGAAAAAAGACAGAAAATATAAACGTGCTAGGTTGACAACTCCAATGGTCTTCGTTTCTGAGAGGAAAGAAAATACATGGAATGCATATGATATCGTGAACAATCAAGTCCTCggttttcaattaaaattacCAAAGACGCGATTTTGTGGGGCTTCCAACGGATGGATAATAACAGTGGAGAACTTTGTTGTAACCCTAAGGAATCCACAATATGATGTTAAAGGGAGGACAAGGAGGCCTTCAATCATTCGTCTTCCTCCGCTAAAACctcaaattaattacaaaatacgAGGTTATGCTAAAGCTCATTCTGACTATTTTGTCGTCAAGGTTACGATGTCAGCAGACCCGATCTCAAACTCCAAAGATTGCATTGTTATGGTTCTGTATGAGCCTCTTAGTCAATTGGCTTTTATTAGACTTGGTAAAGACACAAGATGGACTTATATTGATAAGCATGGTGATGAAATCTATCCATGGATTAAAGATGTTGTTCTAATTGAAGATAAGATTTACGCTGTCGATAGTCAGAGCAAACTTTGGGCTTTTGAATCTACGTCCAAATCCACCGTAGATGTACAATTGGTTGCTACTGGAATAGTAGATCGACCTCAGAAGATTTATCTTGTCGGTTCAAAGAAGAAAGGACTACTGATGATTTACAGATTTAGTGAGTATCGACGGTTTACCCGCGAGTCGAGGAAGTTCAGCATTTTTGAATTGAATTCTAATGACGAATGGATTGAGAACAACGACTTAGGTGATATTGCtttgtttgtgggtgataaTGATTCAGTATCCGTGGTTGCTTCAATGCATTATGGATGTCAGTCAAACTGCATATACTTCGTTAATGACAATGAAGGTATACATTGTTGGCATACATTTGATGATTTCGGGGTGTATAATGTCAAAAGTCAAAGTGTTACAAAACCTACATGTTTGAGGAACCCAGTGAAGAGGACGAGGTACCCTCCATTTATGTTTCAACCAATTGTTTACATGTAA
- the LOC137733473 gene encoding probable F-box protein At1g44080, with protein sequence MQSDWANLPTDVLSLIYDRLSAASDCVQFMAVCRSWRCMKKDRKYKRARLTTPMVFVSERKENTWNAYDFVNNQVLGFQLKLPKTRFCGSSNGWIITVENFVVTLRNPQYDVKGRTKRPSIIRLPPLKPQINYKIRGYAKAHSDYFVVKATMSADPISNFKDCIVMVLYEPLSQLAFIQLGKDTRWTYIDKHGDEIYPWIKDVVLIEDKIYAVDSRSRLWAFESTSKSTVDVQLVATGIAERPQKMYLVGSKKKGLLMIYRFSEYQWFTRESRKFRIFELNSNDEWIEKNDLGDIALFVGDNDSVSVVASMHSGCQSNCVYFVNDNDGIQCRHTFDDFGVYNVKRQSVTKYARLRNPVKRTRYPPFMFQPTVYM encoded by the exons ATGCAATCAG ATTGGGCGAACTTGCCAACAGATGTTTTATCTTTGATTTACGATAGGTTGTCTGCTGCATCAGATTGCGTACAATTCATGGCCGTTTGCAGGTCATGGCGTTGTATGAAAAAAGACAGAAAATATAAACGTGCTAGGTTGACAACTCCAATGGTCTTCGTTTCTGAGAGGAAAGAAAATACATGGAATGCATATGATTTCGTGAACAATCAAGTCCttggttttcaattaaaattacCAAAGACGCGATTTTGTGGGTCTTCCAACGGATGGATAATAACAGTGGAGAACTTTGTTGTAACCCTGAGGAATCCACAATATGATGTTAAAGGGAGGACAAAGAGGCCTTCAATCATTCGTCTTCCTCCGCTAAAACctcaaattaattacaaaatacgAGGTTATGCTAAAGCTCATTCTGACTATTTTGTTGTCAAGGCTACGATGTCGGCAGACCCGATCTCAAACTTCAAAGATTGCATTGTTATGGTTCTGTATGAGCCTCTTAGTCAATTGGCTTTTATTCAGCTTGGTAAAGACACAAGGTGGACTTATATTGATAAGCATGGTGATGAAATCTATCCATGGATTAAAGATGTTGTTCTAATTGAAGATAAGATTTACGCCGTCGATAGTCGGAGCAGACTTTGGGCTTTTGAATCTACATCCAAATCCACCGTAGATGTACAATTGGTTGCTACTGGAATAGCAGAACGACCTCAGAAGATGTATCTTGTCGGTTCAAAGAAGAAAGGACTATTGATGATTTACAGATTTAGTGAGTATCAATGGTTTACTCGTGAGTCGAGGAAGTTTAGAATTTTTGAATTGAATTCTAATGACGAGTGGATTGAGAAAAATGATTTAGGTGATATTGCtttgtttgtgggtgataaCGATTCAGTATCTGTGGTTGCTTCAATGCATTCAGGATGTCAGTCAAATTGCGTATACTTTGTCAATGACAATGATGGTATACAATGTCGGCATACGTTTGACGATTTTGGGGTGTATAATGTCAAAAGACAAAGCGTTACAAAATATGCTCGTTTGAGGAACCCAGTGAAGAGGACGAGGTACCCTCCATTTATGTTTCAACCAACCGTTTACATGTAA
- the LOC137734600 gene encoding heavy metal-associated isoprenylated plant protein 39-like isoform X2, which produces MAQKAVLKVLTMTDDKTKQKAIEAVADIFGIDSIAADLKDQKLTVVGMMDPVAVVKKLKKVGKVDIISIGPAKEEKKEEKKEEKKEEKKEEKKEEKKEEKKEDKK; this is translated from the exons ATGGCTCAG AAGGCGGTCCTGAAGGTCCTGACCATGACtgatgacaaaacaaagcagaaAGCCATTGAAGCTGTCGCTGatatttttg GGATTGATTCAATCGCGGCAGATCTAAAGGACCAGAAGCTGACAGTTGTAGGAATGATGGATCCAGTGGCTGTAGTGAAGAAGTTGAAGAAGGTCGGGAAAGTAGACATAATATCTATCGGACCAGCcaaggaagagaagaaagaagaaaagaaagaggaaaagaaagaggagaagaaagaggaaaagaaggaggagaaaaaagaagaaaagaaggagGACAAAAAGTAA
- the LOC137734600 gene encoding heavy metal-associated isoprenylated plant protein 39-like isoform X1, which yields MAQQKAVLKVLTMTDDKTKQKAIEAVADIFGIDSIAADLKDQKLTVVGMMDPVAVVKKLKKVGKVDIISIGPAKEEKKEEKKEEKKEEKKEEKKEEKKEEKKEDKK from the exons ATGGCTCAG CAGAAGGCGGTCCTGAAGGTCCTGACCATGACtgatgacaaaacaaagcagaaAGCCATTGAAGCTGTCGCTGatatttttg GGATTGATTCAATCGCGGCAGATCTAAAGGACCAGAAGCTGACAGTTGTAGGAATGATGGATCCAGTGGCTGTAGTGAAGAAGTTGAAGAAGGTCGGGAAAGTAGACATAATATCTATCGGACCAGCcaaggaagagaagaaagaagaaaagaaagaggaaaagaaagaggagaagaaagaggaaaagaaggaggagaaaaaagaagaaaagaaggagGACAAAAAGTAA